The following are from one region of the Treponema denticola genome:
- a CDS encoding polysaccharide biosynthesis protein has protein sequence MNRPIKQKASIYVVGAGLAGTMIAHEISEKKIFGKVAAFLDDDPKKIGTKIDGIPVFGPISETVHLIRIDAGDEALIAIPSMRSERLREIYELLKSAGFSKIKLLPAISQIIDGSAHLVQAREIDPQDLLTRTPVTISLKKSLAYLRGKRVLITGAGGSIGSELCRQLLSGGAERLYLFGHGENSIYQIYKELKILQAGGVGDKATIVPVIGELKDREYMRYIIKQLKCDAVFHTAAYKHVPLMEENPVAVIENNVFGTKNLLDACIEFGVKRFVLISTDKAVEPVSVYGVSKLLSEKLVLQAAETVKEKKDSAYMFVRFGNVLGSRGSIFPLFVEQIQNGGPVTVTDKKMIRFFMTIPEACSLVLQTGGVGKSGESYLLDMGEPVNIYETAKQLISYMGFEPEKDIKIEIIGPREGERLEEPLWSSTEYLEKTDYEKIMRLCDKKEFDSKNLNEILNTLYPFCFYSEEHKDDFRNKEKMRKVLEEENLLIYKNE, from the coding sequence ATGAACCGTCCTATTAAACAGAAAGCTTCTATATATGTAGTAGGCGCAGGTCTGGCCGGAACTATGATTGCACATGAAATTTCTGAAAAAAAAATATTCGGTAAGGTTGCAGCATTCTTAGACGATGACCCCAAAAAAATCGGAACTAAGATTGACGGGATCCCGGTATTCGGGCCTATAAGTGAAACGGTTCATCTGATAAGGATAGATGCAGGGGATGAAGCCCTGATTGCAATTCCCAGTATGCGCTCCGAGCGTTTGCGTGAAATATATGAGCTTTTAAAATCGGCCGGTTTTTCAAAAATAAAACTTCTGCCCGCAATTTCGCAAATCATTGACGGTTCGGCGCATCTTGTTCAAGCCCGCGAAATAGATCCTCAGGATTTACTTACACGCACCCCCGTTACCATTTCTTTAAAAAAGAGTTTGGCTTATCTACGCGGAAAGCGAGTTCTAATTACCGGCGCCGGAGGTTCTATCGGAAGCGAACTCTGCCGACAGCTTTTATCGGGCGGTGCCGAACGCCTCTATCTTTTCGGTCATGGAGAAAATTCCATTTATCAAATTTATAAAGAGCTTAAAATATTGCAGGCAGGCGGTGTCGGCGACAAGGCGACAATTGTTCCGGTTATAGGAGAGTTAAAAGACCGCGAATACATGCGCTACATCATTAAGCAATTAAAATGCGATGCAGTTTTTCATACGGCAGCTTATAAACATGTTCCTTTGATGGAAGAAAATCCTGTTGCGGTTATCGAAAACAATGTTTTTGGAACAAAAAATCTTTTAGATGCCTGTATCGAATTCGGAGTAAAACGCTTCGTTTTAATTTCGACCGATAAGGCTGTTGAGCCTGTTTCTGTTTACGGTGTTTCAAAACTATTAAGCGAAAAATTGGTATTGCAGGCTGCCGAAACCGTAAAAGAAAAAAAAGATTCGGCCTATATGTTTGTCCGCTTCGGAAATGTTTTGGGCTCGCGTGGTTCTATCTTTCCGCTTTTTGTGGAGCAGATACAAAACGGAGGGCCCGTAACCGTAACCGATAAAAAAATGATCCGTTTCTTTATGACAATTCCTGAAGCCTGCTCTCTGGTATTGCAGACAGGCGGTGTCGGCAAATCGGGTGAGTCCTATCTTCTCGACATGGGAGAACCCGTCAATATTTATGAGACGGCAAAGCAGTTGATAAGTTACATGGGTTTTGAACCTGAGAAGGATATTAAGATAGAAATAATCGGCCCCAGAGAGGGGGAGCGTTTGGAAGAACCTCTTTGGTCATCAACCGAATATCTTGAAAAAACTGATTACGAAAAAATCATGCGCCTGTGCGATAAAAAAGAATTCGATTCTAAAAACTTAAACGAAATTTTAAATACCTTATATCCGTTTTGTTTTTATAGTGAAGAACACAAAGACGATTTCCGCAACAAAGAAAAGATGCGCAAGGTCTTGGAAGAAGAAAATTTGTTAATTTATAAAAATGAGTAA
- a CDS encoding PDZ domain-containing protein, translating to MYKKYLLLIFFIFANLLTLASEVIEIPFYYDTERQAIFIYAELGKKKGYFTFDTGSDISMIFDNEVNYSGFTVSQNNRNIWIGNMDLIMDMYSSSNITLAGNSLSGRYNFTVTNNPLIINNFSVGIAGILGMDIFHGKIFEISMTDSVIRIYDKIPNYYENKLPILSETYEDLRLYIPVKINGNRYKALIDTGASFSFGLSQNIVLDNGENSVKVYISKAYSAPYNRDFKLVRKNSVEIMGIALNDKIFKTHTHDEVKNEGIIGTQFLARFDMLIDLRNEHNFMLYYKQNLPSEYFSLFINGDMEVNGIINANINGVNLEILEILENSPAWIAGLRAGTLITHLNSKPVLSYTIDSIRTLLLGKNLLKVTFIDSNGKEKNVKVKPKKML from the coding sequence ATGTATAAGAAATATTTATTACTTATTTTTTTTATTTTTGCAAATCTTTTAACTCTTGCTTCGGAAGTAATTGAAATTCCTTTTTATTATGATACTGAAAGACAGGCTATTTTTATTTATGCGGAGCTTGGGAAGAAAAAAGGTTATTTTACTTTTGATACCGGTTCAGATATCTCGATGATCTTTGACAATGAGGTTAACTATAGTGGGTTTACAGTTTCCCAAAATAATAGAAATATTTGGATTGGTAATATGGATTTGATTATGGATATGTATTCATCGTCAAATATAACACTTGCTGGTAACTCATTGTCGGGCCGGTATAATTTTACCGTTACTAATAATCCGCTTATAATAAACAATTTTTCTGTGGGTATAGCAGGTATTTTGGGGATGGATATATTTCATGGAAAAATATTTGAAATTTCAATGACCGACTCAGTTATACGTATTTATGATAAAATACCTAATTATTATGAAAATAAGTTACCGATTCTATCTGAAACTTATGAAGATTTAAGACTGTATATTCCTGTAAAAATTAATGGAAATAGATACAAAGCCTTGATCGATACAGGAGCTTCTTTTTCATTCGGTTTATCTCAAAATATTGTGTTGGATAATGGAGAAAATTCTGTTAAGGTATATATCTCAAAAGCTTATTCAGCCCCTTACAATAGAGATTTTAAGCTAGTGCGTAAAAATAGTGTTGAGATTATGGGGATAGCTTTAAATGATAAGATATTTAAAACGCATACTCATGATGAAGTAAAAAATGAAGGTATTATTGGAACTCAATTTTTGGCACGATTTGATATGCTGATTGATTTACGAAATGAACATAACTTTATGCTATATTATAAGCAAAACTTGCCTAGTGAATATTTTAGTTTATTTATAAATGGAGATATGGAAGTAAATGGTATTATTAATGCAAATATTAATGGTGTAAATTTAGAAATACTTGAAATACTTGAAAATTCTCCTGCATGGATTGCAGGCCTTAGAGCAGGGACATTGATAACTCATCTAAATTCAAAACCCGTATTATCATATACGATAGATTCTATCAGAACTTTGCTGCTTGGGAAAAACTTATTGAAGGTTACTTTCATCGATTCCAATGGTAAAGAAAAAAACGTTAAGGTAAAACCCAAGAAGATGTTGTGA
- a CDS encoding cysteine peptidase family C39 domain-containing protein, translated as MKLIRQFDGTDCGAACLAMVASHYKAKYSVTSIREIAGTDTHGTNLAGLVKAGEAMGFSVQVLKGDKEALTQDLPLPFIVHIKKCEEKREFFHFVVVKKIKNKKLTIYDPSGEKKKN; from the coding sequence ATGAAACTTATCAGGCAATTTGATGGGACGGATTGCGGGGCGGCTTGTCTTGCTATGGTTGCATCCCATTATAAAGCAAAATACTCTGTAACGTCGATCCGTGAAATTGCCGGAACCGATACACACGGTACAAATCTTGCGGGACTTGTAAAAGCGGGTGAGGCTATGGGCTTTTCGGTTCAAGTTTTAAAAGGGGATAAGGAAGCCCTAACTCAAGACCTGCCCCTTCCCTTTATTGTACATATAAAAAAATGTGAAGAAAAAAGAGAATTTTTTCATTTTGTTGTTGTAAAAAAAATAAAAAACAAAAAGCTTACAATATACGATCCTTCCGGGGAAAAGAAAAAAAATTGA
- a CDS encoding peptidase domain-containing ABC transporter — protein sequence MTFFGIISSLYFRYIIDDVVYSKAFTSLTSLSIGIIILTLFSSGLSAVRSHIILFFSLKMDYHLIFSYFKHVFSLPIKFFDTRKTGEILSRINDAQKVRSALSGTAVSVVIDSCMVIIAGVVLYFKSPFLFWIGLITVPLSSIIIWLFSKKFAKAYRELMGQLSEVQSYLVEAVSGAASLKALNAEDSVYDEYEKREVKAVKINYRLGVLSNIQSFLNSILTGWSSNIIFFVGTYLILKDQFTVGQLISFNALLGFFTGPLQRLLTLQPSLQEAFVAGSRLGEIFDLKKEIADEGYWIKPEKILGNIEIKDLIFRYGTRKPVLNKISININAGESIGFVGASGSGKTSLIKLLLKFYSPESGSIKIDGHNIEDIDTKTLRAKIGYVPQDIFLFSGTIAENISIHDDNASIEDIIRVSMETGVHSFVKNLPERYNTVLAERGASLSGGERQRIALARALISDPDLLIFDEATSNLDTISEKQIHGIIENIKTKKITTIMIAHRLTTVKNCDKIFVMQNGVIAEEGNHSSLLEKKGLYYKLWNGDVL from the coding sequence TTGACTTTTTTCGGTATTATAAGTTCCCTTTATTTTAGATATATAATAGATGATGTAGTTTATTCAAAAGCTTTTACGTCTCTTACAAGTCTTTCTATAGGAATAATTATTTTAACTCTTTTTTCGTCAGGACTTTCTGCGGTACGTTCTCATATTATTTTGTTTTTTTCGTTAAAGATGGATTACCATCTTATCTTTTCATATTTTAAGCATGTGTTTTCTCTGCCCATAAAATTTTTTGATACAAGAAAAACGGGCGAAATTCTTTCCCGCATAAATGATGCTCAAAAGGTCCGTTCTGCCCTTTCCGGAACGGCCGTTTCGGTTGTCATTGATTCTTGTATGGTAATTATTGCAGGCGTGGTACTTTATTTTAAATCTCCCTTTCTTTTTTGGATAGGTCTTATTACCGTGCCTTTATCTTCCATTATAATATGGCTTTTTTCAAAAAAATTTGCAAAGGCCTACCGTGAGCTTATGGGACAATTATCCGAAGTACAGTCATACTTGGTTGAAGCCGTTTCAGGGGCGGCCTCATTAAAAGCTCTTAATGCAGAAGATTCAGTTTATGATGAATATGAAAAAAGAGAGGTAAAGGCCGTAAAAATAAACTATAGGCTTGGAGTTTTAAGCAATATTCAGTCTTTTTTAAATTCCATTTTAACGGGTTGGAGTTCAAACATTATTTTTTTTGTAGGGACTTATTTAATTTTAAAAGATCAATTTACCGTAGGACAGCTTATCTCATTCAATGCTCTTTTGGGCTTTTTTACAGGTCCTTTACAGAGGCTTTTAACGTTGCAGCCTAGTTTACAGGAAGCCTTTGTTGCAGGAAGCCGTTTGGGGGAAATTTTCGATTTAAAAAAAGAAATAGCAGATGAAGGGTATTGGATAAAACCTGAAAAAATTTTAGGCAATATCGAAATCAAAGACCTGATTTTTAGATATGGAACACGTAAGCCTGTTTTAAATAAAATATCTATAAATATAAATGCAGGAGAAAGTATAGGCTTTGTCGGAGCATCAGGCTCAGGAAAAACAAGCCTTATTAAACTGCTTTTAAAATTTTATTCGCCTGAATCAGGCTCAATAAAAATTGATGGACATAATATTGAAGATATAGATACAAAGACTCTGCGTGCAAAAATAGGTTATGTGCCTCAAGACATCTTTTTATTTTCCGGAACTATTGCAGAAAATATTTCTATTCATGATGACAATGCTTCTATTGAAGATATTATAAGGGTCTCTATGGAAACGGGAGTGCACTCTTTTGTCAAAAACCTGCCCGAAAGATATAATACGGTCCTTGCAGAAAGAGGTGCAAGTCTTTCAGGCGGAGAAAGACAACGCATAGCTCTTGCCCGTGCCCTTATATCGGATCCTGACCTTTTAATTTTTGATGAAGCTACAAGTAATCTTGATACAATATCCGAAAAACAAATTCACGGTATAATCGAAAACATAAAAACAAAAAAAATAACCACTATTATGATTGCGCATAGACTTACAACCGTAAAAAATTGCGATAAAATTTTTGTAATGCAAAACGGCGTAATTGCCGAAGAAGGAAATCACTCATCTCTTTTAGAAAAAAAAGGATTGTACTATAAGTTATGGAATGGAGATGTCCTATGA